The proteins below come from a single Stomoxys calcitrans chromosome 1, idStoCalc2.1, whole genome shotgun sequence genomic window:
- the LOC131997707 gene encoding uncharacterized protein LOC131997707: MDEFRDTFINSDIDAICISETWFHPEIDSSIFHVTGYKLFRADRHTHGGGVAIYIKHGLSCSLKCMSNRSSRIEYLFLELLSDDKKRLLLGCVYRPNSSIDFEELIETIDIISIEYDNIIVAGDFNSNLLVERCLADSMQTLGLLPVNDSAPTHFTRSNASLLDMFFVSHLSKISLYNQLDAPAFSKHDLLFVTYHFEINPTVCTSTYRDFKNIDWPLLHQSLDEVPWEEIFYMEGVDEQVSFLNHNLCSIYDTCVPVKVIYTNRKQQPWFTPEIKHLISVRNLAYKRWKRYRLPTLYDTFKSARRDVLKKTNESKKQYYKRKFENAIDSKRKWKEIRNIGIGSKSNTNTDCLSISDLDEINENFLKINTVDPGTNTYSNISTAQIEDTFSFRCVSPEEVLQSFATIKSDAMGSDGIHPRFAKLVLPKILPFVTHIYNNILTKSTFPTDWKLAKTIPIPKQNSEFRPIAILPFFSKALERIINTQIDAFLSFRGLLNDRQSGFRTKRNCSTVLIDVVEELRQNMDNNMVSFLVLLDHSKAFDTVNHDILISKLDRLFFFSKPACKLISSYITGRRQSVNVGDTTSAALDVPRGVPQGSILGPLLFSVYINDLPDIPMHCNVQMYADDVQLFSSAKPNCVQSCINNINCDLNEIQNWASKNSLCLNPSKTKLMKILKRSTTQIPPVRATLNNSVIETVDTSCNLGVIFNSKLTWTNHINKAVGKVQGMLRRKTAIMPSLDFVKQIQGHIKMKHHHHQNAHTALKYSGRLYWEEWFVGWCLPKGSKQMLFYAHRHDVRWLDAVNVSPELRLNVK; this comes from the exons ATGGATGAGTTTCGCGATACATTTATTAACTCCGACATCGACGCCATTTGTATATCTGAAACGTGGTTTCATCCTGAAATCGATAGCAGCATTTTTCATGTTACGGGATACAAACTGTTTAGAGCGGATCGTCATACTCATGGCGGCGGGGTAGCTATATATATCAAACATGGTTTAAGCTGCTCTCTCAAATGTATGTCAAACCGCTCTTCCCGCATTGAATACTTATTTCTGGAACTTTTATCTGATGACAAGAAAAGATTACTGCTGGGTTGCGTCTACAGACCAAATTCATcaatagattttgaagaattAATAGAAACTATTGATATAATTTCCATCGAGTACGACAATATAATCGTAGCTGGTGATTTTAATAGCAACTTGCTTGTTGAGCGCTGTCTTGCCGACTCAATGCAAACCCTAGGGCTACTTCCTGTGAATGATTCCGCACCAACTCACTTCACAAGAAGTAACGCGAGTCTGCTAGATATGTTCTTTGTCAGCCATTTGTCCAAAATATCTCTCTACAATCAGCTAGATGCCCCCGCTTTCTCCAAGCATGATTTGCTTTTCGTCACATACCACTTCGAAATTAATCCCACTGTTTGTACATCGACATATCGCGACTTCAAAAACATTGACTGGCCACTTCTGCATCAAAGTTTAGATGAAGTACCTTGGGAAGAGATTTTCTATATGGAAGGTGTTGACGAACAAGTTTCCTTCCTAAATCATAACCTTTGCTCAATTTACGACACATGCGTTCCTGTCAAAGTCATTTATACTAACAGAAAACAACAGCCATGGTTTACTCCTGAAATCAAGCACTTGATCAgcgttcgaaatttggcatataaaagATGGAAACGTTATAGACTGCCTACATTGTATGACACGTTTAAATCCGCTAGAAGAGATGTGCTCAAAAAGACTAACGAGTCCAAAAAGCAGTACTATAAAAGGAAATTCGAAAATGCAATTGATAGTAagcgaaaatggaaagaaataagGAACATCGGAATTGGATCGAAATCCAATACCAACACTGATTGTCTTTCTATCTCTGACCTAGATGAgataaatgaaaactttttgaaaataaatactgtGGACCCTGGCACAAACACTTATTCTAATATTTCTACAGCACAGATTGAAGACACATTCTCGTTTAGATGTGTTAGTCCCGAAGAAGTCTTACAAAGTTTTGCAACCATAAAGTCTGACGCAATGGGATCTGATGGCATACATCCTAGATTTGCCAAATTGGTACTGCCGAAAATACTTCCATTTGTCACACACATTTATAACAACATTCTTACAAAGTCAACGTTCCCAACAGACTGGAAATTGGCAAAAACTATACCGATACCCAAACAGAATTCAGAGTTCCGTCCGATTGCTATCCTGCCGTTTTTCTCTAAAGCTTTGGAACGTATTATAAATACTCAAATAGATGCCTTCCTGAGTTTCAGAGGTCTTTTGAATGATAGACAATCTGGTTTTCGAACAAAAAGAAACTGCTCTACTGTATTAATTGACGTTGTGGAAGAATTGAGACAAAATATGGATAATAATATGGTATCATTTCTGGTTTTACTGGACCACAGTAAAGCCTTTGACACAGTGAACCATGATATTCTTATCTCGAAGCTTGACAgacttttctttttctccaaACCGGCCTGTAAACTGATTTCATCATACATTACCGGACGCCGTCAATCCGTCAATGTCGGTGATACAACATCTGCGGCACTTGATGTACCTAGAGGTGTTCCGCAGGGCTCTATCCTTGGTCCCTTACTTTTTTCTGTATACATAAATGATCTACCTGATATTCCAATGCATTGTAATGTGcaaatgtacgctgacgatgttcaGCTTTTCTCCAGCGCTAAACCAAATTGCGTACAATCATgtataaataatattaattgCGATCTGAATGAAATCCAGAACTGGGCGAGTAAAAATAGTCTCTGTCTAAATCCGTCAAAAACTAaactgatgaaaattttaaaacgatcaaCCACCCAGATTCCTCCTGTAAGAGCTACTTTGAACAACTCGGTAATAGAAACTGTTGATACATCCTGCAACCTTGGTGTAATATTCAATTCCAAACTGACTTGGACTAATCATATAAACAAAGCTGTTGGTAAAGTTCAAGGAATGCTGCGAA GAAAAACAGCAATAATGCCCTCCCTTGACTTTGTCAAGCAAATACAAGGCCACATAAAGATGAAACACCACCATCATCAAAACGCACACACGGCATTGAAATATTCAGGGAGGCTGTATTGGGAGGAGTGgtttgttgggtggtgtttaccCAAAGGATCAAAGCAAATGTTATTCTATGCTCAC CGGCATGATGTGCGTTGGTTGGATGCGGTTAATGTTAGCCCTGAGTTGAGGCTAAATGTAAAGTAA